The window GGTGGAACGGGGAGCCCGACGGCTGCTCCTGCTGGGCCGAACCCCCCTGCCTCCCCGCTCCGAGTGGAAAACCCTGTCTGATCAGGCCCTGGCCAACCGAGTGGCGGCCATTCGAGCCTTGGAAGCGCTGGGTGCTACGGTCCAGGTTGTCCCGATCGATGTCGCAGATACAGCGGCCCTGCAAACTTTCCTGGAAACCTATGACCGGGAGGGTTATCCCCCCATTCGAGGGGTGATGCACGCTGCTGGAGTGATGCAGTATCAGCCGATCGTAGAGCAGACCCTGGCCGACATGCAGGCCATCTTCCAGGCCAAGGTTTATGGGGGCTGGAATTTACACCATCTTCTGCAAGCTGCTCCCCTCGACTTCTTTGTCCTGTTTTCCTCTACGTCGGCCTTTCTCAGTTCGCCCCTGATGGCCAGCTATGCCGCTGCCAACACCTTCCTGGATGGTCTGGCCCATTATCGGCGGGCGATCGGCCAACCAGCCCTGAGCATTAATTGGGGCACCTGGGCTGAAGTCGGCATGGTGACGACATTTGAGGGGACTCAACGCCCGATCGAACTGCGGGGGATGGGCACCCTGTCTTCCCAGCAAGGTTTGAGGGCGCTACAACGTCTACTCCAGCCCGCTGCTTCTGCTCCAGCCCAGGTGGGGGTGATGCCCATTAACTGGCGTCAGTGGCGGGAGAGCTATGGGGCATTTAGTACGGCTCCCCTGTTTGCCACCGTTATGCAAGAGATGGCAGAGAGCAGTGCAACTCAAACGCGAGTCCGATTAACCCGCGATCGGCTACTGGAAGTGGACCCGGAGCAGCGGCCCGCGCTGCTGCAGGAGTATCTCAGCACGCAAGTTTCTCAGGTGTTGGGATTGGTGCCATCCCGACTGGATCCGCAGCAGTCCCTGACCAATTTTGGGCTGGATTCCCTGATGGCGGTGGAGTTAAAAAACCGGATTGAAACCGATTTACAGGTGGTTTTACCCATGGTGCAAATTCTGCAAGGACCCAGTGTACTGCAACTGGTAGCCGGGTTGTTAGGGCAAATCGCAACCCTGGCCAAGGACGCGATGGGTGACACAGACGGAGCCGGAACAGCTGAAGAAGATGAGTGGGAGGTCGGTGAACTATGACTGGATCTGAACTGCTGCTGCTGCTCTCTGAGCGGGGCGTTGAGTTATGGGTGGAGGGCGATCGACTTTGTTTCCGGGCTCCCAAGGGGGCGCTGACCCCGGAACTACGAACCCTGCTGGCCGAGCACAAGGAAGACCTGCTGACCCAGTTACGTCAGGCTCCTCCGATCGTGGCTCCGCTGTCCTACAACCAGCGATCCTTATGGTTCCTCTGGCAACTTACAGAGAATAGTGCGGCCTATAATGTGGCGTTCACGGCTGTGATTGCGACTGATGTCGATCCGGCAGCTCTAAAATCGGCATTTCAGGTGTTGACCGATCGCCATCCGGCCCTGCGGACCACCTTCACCACGGAAAATGGGGTTCCTATCCAGCAAATCCACCCACACCGGCAGGTGGACTTTGAGGGGGTGGATGCAACTGCTTGGGATGACCTGACCCTGCGCGATCGGGTCACGGCGGCTTATCGGCGTCCCTTTAATCTGGAAACAGGCCCGCTGTTGCGGGTGACGCTGTTCTCCCAATCCCCCCAGCACCATGTCTTACTGCTGACGATACATCACATCGTGGCCGATGGCTGGTCCTTGTGGGTGTTGCTGGATGAACTGCGGGTGCTTTACCCCCTCCAGAGTACGGGGGCGTCCCATTCCCTCTCCCGGCTGACCACCACCTATCCCGATTATGTCCAGTGGCAGGCCGAGATCCTGGCCGATGCTCAGGGACAAAAACTGACCGACTACTGGCAGCAGCAGTTGGAGGGTGAGCTGCCCATTCTGGATCTACCGACCGATCGGACCCGTCCCGCCTTGCAAACCGATCGGGGCGGTTCCCATCCACTTGTCCTTGATCGGGAGTTGACCCAATCCTTAAAAGCCCTGGCCAAGGCGCAGGGCGTGACGCTGTATATGCTGCTGCTGGCGGCTTTCCAGACGTTGCTGCATCGCTATAGCCGTCAGGATGATTTGCTGGTCGGATCACCCGTTTTTGGCCGCAATAAACCAGAATTCGCCAATTTGGTAGGGGATTTCGTTAATATGCTGCCCCTGCGGGCAGATCTGTCTGGTAATCCGACCTTTACGGAGTTGCTGGTCCGGGTGCGTCAGATGGTTCTGGGTGCCCTGGAGCATCAGGACTATCCCTTTGCCCTTCTGGTCGAACAGATGGGAGGACAGCGCGATGCCAGCCGATCGCCCCTGTTTCAGGTCACGTTTGATTTGCAACGGCTGCAGTCCTTCGGAGAGTTGGCGGACCTGTTTGTTCCCGGTGCAACAACGGCTCGGGTAAATTTGGGGGGGCTGATCCTGGAACCGTTTCCCATGGCTCAACAGGAAGGTCAATTCGATCTGACCATGCAGTTAGTGGAGGTGAATGACACCTTACCTGGGGTCTTAAAGTACAACGCCGATCTGTTCGATGCCGCCACGATCGCCCGCATGATTGGCCATTTCCAGACCCTACTGCAGAGTCTCCTGGCCGATCCGCAACAGCGGCTGTCGGAGCTGCCCTTGCTGACCCCGGTTGAACGGCAGCAGTTGCTGGTGGAGTGGAATCCGGCGGGGATGGCTGCATCTCCGCATCAATGCCTGCATCATCTCTTTGAAGCCCAGGTGGCCCGAACCCCGGATGCGATCGCAGTCACCTGTGGAGATCAGCATCTCACTTATCAACAATTGAACCAGCGAGCGAATCAGGTCGCCGCCCATCTCCAGCACCTGGGAGTGGGACCAGAATCCTTAGTGGGGCTTTGTGTCGATCGATCCCTGGATCTGGTAGTGGGGATTGTAGCGATTCTGAAGGCAGGGGGAGCCTATGTTCCCCTGGATTTGATGTACCCGGCGGAACGGCTGGCCTACATTCTGCAGGATGCCCAGATCTCGATTCTGCTGACTCAGACTGCCCTGATTTCTCAGTTGCCGCCCCATGCCTTAACGATCGTCGATTTGGATGACCCAGCGGGAGTTCTGGCGGGTCAAAGCACGGTCAATCCGGAAAGTACCGTCACCCCAGAAAATCTGGCTTATGTCATCTACACGTCCGGGTCCACGGGAACACCTAAAGGGGTGCTAGTCACCCATACCAATGGCTCTCGGCTCTTTTCGGCCACGGCGGATTGGTACCAGTTCAACGCCCAGGATGTCTGGACCCTGTTCCATTCCTATGCCTTCGATTTTTCTGTTTGGGAACTGTGGGGGGCCTTACTGTATGGCGGACGCCTGGTCGTGGTGCCTTTTGATATCAGTCGCGATGCTCAGGCTTTCTACCAGCTCCTGGGCCGGGAACGGGTGACGGTGCTCAATCAAACCCCTTCGGCATTCCGTCAGCTGATCCAGGCTGAACAGGCTTTGGGAACAGAACAGGCTTTGCATCTGCGCTATGTCATTTTTGGCGGAGAAGCCCTGGACCTGCAGAGTTTAAAGCCCTGGTTCGATCGCCATGGCGATCGTCAGCCCCAGTTGGTCAACATGTATGGCATCACTGAAACCACAGTGCATGTGACCTATCGGCCCCTGACCAGGGCTGATCTGGACAATCCCACCAGTGGGATTGGGGTGCCCATTCCCGATCTGCAACTGTATGTCCTGGACCCCAGTCAACAACCGGTCCCGATCGGGGTTCCGGGAGAAATTTATGTGGGGGGGCAGGGGGTGGCCAGGGGATATCTCAACCGCCCTGAACTGACGGCTGAACGCTTCCTGCCCCACCCCTTTGTGACGACAACGGCTGCTCGACTTTATCGCTCTGGTGACCTGGCTCGCTATCGGGCCAACGGGGAACTGGAGTATCTGGGTCGCCTCGATCACCAGGTCAAAATCCGGGGGTTCCGGATTGAACTGGGCGAGATTGAATCCCTGTTGATGCGGCATCCGGCGGTGGGCCAGGTCCTGGTTAAAGTCGATGATAATGGTCAGGACGATAAACGGCTGGTGGCTTACGTTGTGCCGACTCCGGGCCAATCTTTGACAACTGAGGATCTCCGCCGTTCTTTGAAAGAACAGGTGCCAACCTATATGGTCCCGGCAGCCTTTGTCCTACTGGAGGCTTTCCCCCTGACGGCTAATGGCAAAATTGACCAGCGGGCTTTACCAGCCCCTGATCTGGCCGATCGCCGCAGTCTGGCGGGGGTCTTTGTCCCCCCAACAACTCCGGCAGAAGTGGCTCTGGCTGGCATCTGGTCAGAAGTTCTGGGCATCGAACAGGTGGGGATCGAAGATAACTTTTTTGACCTAGGAGGACATTCTCTGCTGGCGACCCAGGTCGTTTCACGCATTCGGGAGGAGTTCCAGATCGATCTTCCCCTGCGGGCCTTGTTTGAAGCACCCACGATTCATGGGTTGAGCCTGCTGCTTGAAACTCACCCTCAGGTCCAGGCCACCCAGGACCTCGATCCCATCCAGCCCATTCCCCGTGATCAGCCAATTCCCCTGTCCTTTGCCCAGGAACGGCTCTGGTTCCTGGGGCAGTTGGAGGGAGAGAACTCTACTTACAACATCTCTGGAGCAATTCGGATTGAGGGCAGTCTTCAGATTTCCGTCTTGGAACAAGCCATCACTGAAATTGTCCGTCGGCATGAGGGGTTACGGACTGCTTTCCCGAGTGTGAATGGGGTGCCCGTTCAGCGGATTATCCCTCCTGCTCCTGTGGCCCTGGCCCTGATCAACCTGCAGGAATTGGGCGAACCGGAGCGATCGACAGAATTACAGCGTCTCTTTGCCCAGGAAACCCATCGCCTGTTTGATCTGGAGCAGGGGCCTTTGCTCCAACTCAGTCTGGTGCAACTGGAACTGGAATCTTCGGTCTTGCTCCTGACCATGCACCACATCATTGCCGATGGCTGGTCGCTGGGGGTCTTTATACAGGAACTCTCTACCCTCTACACCGCGTTCATAAAGGGGCAACCTTCTCCTTTACCGGAACTGCCGATTCAATATGCGGATTTCACCATCTGGCAGCGGCAGTGGTTGCAGGGGGAAACGCTGGCAACCCAATTATCTTACTGGAAACAGCAACTGGCCTCAGCCCCGCCTTTGCTGGAGTTACCCACTGATCATCCTCGTCCCCCAGTGCAGTCTTTCCAGGGGCATACCGAGACGTTCATGCTGGATGCCCCCCTGACTCAGCAGTTACATCGCTTGAGCCAAACCATGGGGGCCACGCTTTATATGACGGTGCTAGCTGTCTATGTGACCCTACTGGCTCGCTACAGCGGTCAGGACGATATTTGTGTTGGGTCGCCGATCGCCAATCGGAATCGTCGGGAAACCCAATCCCTCATCGGTCTATTGCTGAATACCCTGGTGATGCGGGTGCGCCTGCAGGCGGATTTCTCCTTTGCTGATCTCCTGAACCAGGTTCGGAAAACAGCGCTGGATGCCTATGCCCATCAGGACGTGCCCTTTGAACAGCTGATTGAAACGTTGCACCCAGAGCGGAGTCTGAGTCATTCCCTCTGGTTTCAAGTCATGTTCATTGTGCAGAATATGCCGCTCCAGGCTCTGGAATTGCCTGGACTGACCCTGACGCCCCTGGATGCCCAGCACGAGGCGGCCAAGTTTGATCAGACCCTGACCCTGGTGGAGGTTGATCAGCAAATCAAATGCTATCTGGAATACAACACTGACTTATTTGAACCGGCCACGATGCAGCGGCTGATTGGCCATTTCCAGACGTTATTGGCAGCGATCGTTGAGAATCCTCACCAGAAACTGGCCCAGTTGCCGGTGCTCACCCCTCCAGAACGGCAGCAACTGTTGCTGGACTGGAACCAGTCTGCGCTTGAGTTTCAGCCTCTTGGCACCTGTATGCATGCCCTGTTTGAGGCCCAGGTGGCCCGATCGCCCGCTGCGATCGCGGTCCAGTTCCTGGAGGTTCAACTGACCTATCAAGCGCTGAACGAGCGGGCCAACCAGCTAGCCCACCACCTGATCAGCCTGGGGGTTGGCCCCGACCAACTCGTTGGTATTTGTGTAGAACGCTCTCCGGACCTGATTGTGGCGGTGCTGGGTACCCTCAAAGCGGGGGGAGCTTATGTTCCGTTGGACCCTGCTTATCCGTCCGATCGGATCGGCTACATTCTGGACGATGCCCAGATTTCGGTGCTGCTGACCCAGGCACCTCTGCGGTCCAAACTTCCCGCTCAGACCGCTCCTGTGGTCTGTCTGGATGCAGATTGGGCCACGATCGCCACCCAACCCACCCATAATCCCACCGGGATTGTCACAACTGAGAACCTGGCCTATGTCATCTATACCTCTGGTTCCACTGGCAAACCCAAGGGGGTGATGATTGAGCATCAGGCTCTGGTTAACTTTACCCAGGCGGCGCGGCAGGTCTACGGGTTCCACGATCGCGATCGGGTGCTGCAGTTTGCCTCCATCAGTTTTGATGCGGCGGCTGAGGAACTCTATCCCTGTCTGATTACAGGGGGAACCCTGGTGCTCCGCACGGATGAGATGATTCGTTCCGCCGCCACCTTCATCCAGCTCTGCCAGGATTGGCAACTTACCGTTCTGGATCTGCCTACAGCCTACTGGTTCCAACTGACGGCAGATCTGGAATCCCAGGGGCTGGTGCTACCGTCCTCTCTGCGTCTGGTCATCATTGGGGGAGAACAGGTGCTGCCCAGTCAGGTGGCGGTATGGCAACAGCTCCAGGGTCACCTTCCGGCTCTGGTGAATACCTACGGTCCCACGGAAGCCACTATTGTGGCCACGGTCTATGACATTCCGACAGGCTCTCAGTCCCTCCAGGCCATTCCCATCGGTCGCCCCCTGGAGCATGTTCAGACCTATGTGCTCGATCCGATGCTGCAACCGGTGCCGATCGGCATCCCCGGAGAACTCTGTATCGGTGGCATGGCCCTGGCCCGTGGTTATCTGAACCAGCCCGATCTCAGCACTGAGAAATTTGTCCCCAACCCCTTCCAGGCTGGTCGTCTTTACCGCACAGGGGACCGGGTACGCTATCTCCCGGATGGCAACCTGGAGTTTCTCGGTCGGATTGATCAGCAGGTGAAGATTCGGGGATTCCGAATTGAGTTGGGTGAAATCGAAGCCATCCTCCTCCAGCAGCCGATCGTACAGCAGGCTGCTGTGGAAGTGTTTGGTGATCGCCCGGACGATCGACGGTTGGTGGCTTATCTGGTGCCAGAGCCTCAGCAGGAGTTCTCCCTGGATGCTGTGCGTCAGGCCTTGAAGGAGAAATTACCGGCTTATATGCTGCCGTCAGCTTTTATGCAACTGGAGGCTATTCCCTTGACCCCCAATGGGAAGATCGATCGACGGGCCTTGCCGGTTCCTGTGCCGGGGGATTCTGCTCCAGCCAGTGGAACCTTTGTGCCACCAGGGACTCCGACCGAAGTGGCCCTGGTGAGGATTTGGGCTGATGTGCTGAAACTGGATCAGGTGAGTACCCAGGATGACTTCTTTGACCTGGGGGGGCATTCGCTCCTGGCTACCCAGGTGATTGCGCGGGTGCAAGGAACCTTTGGGGTTGAATTGCCCCTGCGGGCCCTGTTCGAAGCGAGCACGATTCAGAGTCTGGCGGGCTTAATTGTCACCCAACAGTTGGAGCAGGCAGATAACGATGAGCTGGAGCGTCTGCTGGCGGAGGTAGATGCCCTTTCCGATGAGGCTGTGCAGCGCATGCTGTCAGAGTCTTGATGTATTGCACAGGGGTTTATGGAGGAGAACACCATGAGTGATCTGTTGAAGCGACTGGAACATCTGTCGCCAGAAAAGCGAGAACTGCTCCTGAAGAAACTGCGTAGTCAGTCCCTGGTTTCTGAAGGTGCTGCCTCGGCTCAAGCTTCTGCCATCCCCCTGGTCAGCCGGACAGCAGGGGAATTACCCCTGTCCTTTGCCCAACAGCGTCTCTGGTTCCTGGATCAACTGGAGGGCCAGACCACTGCCTATAACATTGCTGGAGCGGCTCGCCTGATCGGCAAGCTGCATGTTGAGGCGCTGGAGCGGGCTATTTCGGAAATTATCCATCGTCATGAGGTGCTGCGGACGACCTTTCCCACGATCGAGGGGGTTCCCACTCAGCGAATTGCGCCGCCCCAGCCTGTAACCCTACCCGTGACCGATCTGCAATCCCTCCCCCCCGATGAACGGGCAGCGGAAGTACAACGCTTAAGTGCGGCGGCCATCCACCAGACCTTTGATCTGGCGACGGGACCCCTGCTGCAGGCCAGCCTCCTCAAACTGGAGCCGGAAGTGCATGTCCTGCTGGTGACGATGCACCACATTGTCTCCGATGGCTGGTCGATCGGGGTTTTCATGCGGGAATCTTCTGCCCTGTATGGAGCTTTCTCTAGGGGGGAATCCTCTCCCCTGCCGGAATTGCCGATTCAATATGCCGATTTTGCCGCCTGGCAGCGTCAGTCTCTGCAGGGAGAGACGCTGACCCGACAACTGACCTACTGGATGCAGCAGTTGCAGGGCACTCCTCCCCTGCTGGACCTCCCGACCGATCGCCCCCGCCCCCCCATTCAGATCTTCCGGGGGGGGAGTCATGTTCTGGAGATCTCCCCTGGGCTGACAACAGCTCTGCGTAGCCTCAGTCGCCAAGCTGGCAGCACCCTGTTCATGACCACCCTGGCTGCTTTCAAACTGCTATTGCGAGCCTGGACCCACCAGGAGGATATCGTGGTCGGGACTCCCGTGGCTGGCCGTAATCGCCTGGAAACGGAGGGATTGATTGGGTTTTTCATCAATACCCTGGTACTCCGCACCGATCTGTCGGGTCAGCGCAGTTTTCGCGAGTTGCTGCAGCGGGTGCGGGAAGTCACTTTGGGAGCCTTCGCCCATCAGGATACACCCTTTGAAAAGCTGGTGGAGGAA of the Leptolyngbya sp. 'hensonii' genome contains:
- a CDS encoding non-ribosomal peptide synthetase — protein: MTGSELLLLLSERGVELWVEGDRLCFRAPKGALTPELRTLLAEHKEDLLTQLRQAPPIVAPLSYNQRSLWFLWQLTENSAAYNVAFTAVIATDVDPAALKSAFQVLTDRHPALRTTFTTENGVPIQQIHPHRQVDFEGVDATAWDDLTLRDRVTAAYRRPFNLETGPLLRVTLFSQSPQHHVLLLTIHHIVADGWSLWVLLDELRVLYPLQSTGASHSLSRLTTTYPDYVQWQAEILADAQGQKLTDYWQQQLEGELPILDLPTDRTRPALQTDRGGSHPLVLDRELTQSLKALAKAQGVTLYMLLLAAFQTLLHRYSRQDDLLVGSPVFGRNKPEFANLVGDFVNMLPLRADLSGNPTFTELLVRVRQMVLGALEHQDYPFALLVEQMGGQRDASRSPLFQVTFDLQRLQSFGELADLFVPGATTARVNLGGLILEPFPMAQQEGQFDLTMQLVEVNDTLPGVLKYNADLFDAATIARMIGHFQTLLQSLLADPQQRLSELPLLTPVERQQLLVEWNPAGMAASPHQCLHHLFEAQVARTPDAIAVTCGDQHLTYQQLNQRANQVAAHLQHLGVGPESLVGLCVDRSLDLVVGIVAILKAGGAYVPLDLMYPAERLAYILQDAQISILLTQTALISQLPPHALTIVDLDDPAGVLAGQSTVNPESTVTPENLAYVIYTSGSTGTPKGVLVTHTNGSRLFSATADWYQFNAQDVWTLFHSYAFDFSVWELWGALLYGGRLVVVPFDISRDAQAFYQLLGRERVTVLNQTPSAFRQLIQAEQALGTEQALHLRYVIFGGEALDLQSLKPWFDRHGDRQPQLVNMYGITETTVHVTYRPLTRADLDNPTSGIGVPIPDLQLYVLDPSQQPVPIGVPGEIYVGGQGVARGYLNRPELTAERFLPHPFVTTTAARLYRSGDLARYRANGELEYLGRLDHQVKIRGFRIELGEIESLLMRHPAVGQVLVKVDDNGQDDKRLVAYVVPTPGQSLTTEDLRRSLKEQVPTYMVPAAFVLLEAFPLTANGKIDQRALPAPDLADRRSLAGVFVPPTTPAEVALAGIWSEVLGIEQVGIEDNFFDLGGHSLLATQVVSRIREEFQIDLPLRALFEAPTIHGLSLLLETHPQVQATQDLDPIQPIPRDQPIPLSFAQERLWFLGQLEGENSTYNISGAIRIEGSLQISVLEQAITEIVRRHEGLRTAFPSVNGVPVQRIIPPAPVALALINLQELGEPERSTELQRLFAQETHRLFDLEQGPLLQLSLVQLELESSVLLLTMHHIIADGWSLGVFIQELSTLYTAFIKGQPSPLPELPIQYADFTIWQRQWLQGETLATQLSYWKQQLASAPPLLELPTDHPRPPVQSFQGHTETFMLDAPLTQQLHRLSQTMGATLYMTVLAVYVTLLARYSGQDDICVGSPIANRNRRETQSLIGLLLNTLVMRVRLQADFSFADLLNQVRKTALDAYAHQDVPFEQLIETLHPERSLSHSLWFQVMFIVQNMPLQALELPGLTLTPLDAQHEAAKFDQTLTLVEVDQQIKCYLEYNTDLFEPATMQRLIGHFQTLLAAIVENPHQKLAQLPVLTPPERQQLLLDWNQSALEFQPLGTCMHALFEAQVARSPAAIAVQFLEVQLTYQALNERANQLAHHLISLGVGPDQLVGICVERSPDLIVAVLGTLKAGGAYVPLDPAYPSDRIGYILDDAQISVLLTQAPLRSKLPAQTAPVVCLDADWATIATQPTHNPTGIVTTENLAYVIYTSGSTGKPKGVMIEHQALVNFTQAARQVYGFHDRDRVLQFASISFDAAAEELYPCLITGGTLVLRTDEMIRSAATFIQLCQDWQLTVLDLPTAYWFQLTADLESQGLVLPSSLRLVIIGGEQVLPSQVAVWQQLQGHLPALVNTYGPTEATIVATVYDIPTGSQSLQAIPIGRPLEHVQTYVLDPMLQPVPIGIPGELCIGGMALARGYLNQPDLSTEKFVPNPFQAGRLYRTGDRVRYLPDGNLEFLGRIDQQVKIRGFRIELGEIEAILLQQPIVQQAAVEVFGDRPDDRRLVAYLVPEPQQEFSLDAVRQALKEKLPAYMLPSAFMQLEAIPLTPNGKIDRRALPVPVPGDSAPASGTFVPPGTPTEVALVRIWADVLKLDQVSTQDDFFDLGGHSLLATQVIARVQGTFGVELPLRALFEASTIQSLAGLIVTQQLEQADNDELERLLAEVDALSDEAVQRMLSES